A single genomic interval of Stenotrophomonas bentonitica harbors:
- the secA gene encoding preprotein translocase subunit SecA yields MINSLLTRVFGSRNERQLRQLNRIVAKINALEPDIEKLSDEQLKAKTPEFKQRIADGEALDKVLPEAFAVCREASRRVLGMRHYDVQLIGGMVLHLGKIAEMRTGEGKTLVATLPVYLNALEGKGVHVVTVNDYLARRDSAQMGKLYNWLGMSVGVVYPGMPHSDKREAYASDITYGTNNEFGFDYLRDNMALSRADRYQRGLHYAIVDEVDSILIDEARTPLIISGPADDSPELYIRVNRVVPSLIRQEAEEGEGDFWVDEKGKQVHLSEAGMEHAEQLLVDAGILSAETEGLYAAQNLTVVHHLNAALRAHAIYQRDVDYIVRDGEVVIVDEFTGRTLAGRRWSDGLHQAVEAKEGVPVQRENQTLASITFQNLFRMYKKLSGMTGTADTEAYEFQSIYGLEVVVIPTNRPTIRKDSPDQVFLNRNGKFNAVLADIQECNKRGQPVLVGTTSIETSEMLSEHLRKAGVHHEVLNAKQHDREATIIANAGMPGAVTIATNMAGRGTDIVLGGSHEAELHALGEDATAEQRAKVKADWQVRHDQVKAAGGLHIVGTERHESRRIDNQLRGRSGRQGDPGSSRFYLSLEDNLMRIFASDWVQKAMRMMGMKEDDVIEDRLVSRQIEKAQRKVEAHNFDIRKNLLDFDDVNNDQRKVIYSQRDELLDAESVKDNVDGIRGDVIFDIVARFVPPNSIDEQWDLPGLEATLASDLGVQMDVTGLLKQHEELDAEAIANKVQARVDEHFEQKEAGVGEETMRALEKHVMLTVLDQSWKEHLARMDYLRQGIYLRGYAQKQPKQEYKKEAFELFSEMLENVKREVVTLLARVRIRSEEEVAALEAAERQQAEARLLQSQFQHQNMGGYGADEEAADVEAQRNGVAQVSRDEPKVGRNDPCPCGSGKKYKHCHGQLT; encoded by the coding sequence ATGATCAACAGCCTGCTTACCCGCGTCTTCGGCAGTCGTAACGAACGCCAGCTGCGCCAGCTCAACCGCATCGTCGCCAAGATCAATGCGTTGGAGCCGGACATCGAAAAGCTCTCCGACGAGCAGCTCAAGGCCAAGACCCCGGAGTTCAAGCAGCGCATTGCCGACGGCGAAGCCCTGGACAAGGTGCTGCCGGAAGCCTTCGCGGTCTGCCGCGAAGCCAGCCGCCGCGTGCTCGGCATGCGCCACTACGACGTCCAGCTGATCGGCGGCATGGTCCTGCACCTGGGCAAGATCGCCGAAATGCGCACCGGTGAAGGCAAGACCCTGGTGGCCACGCTGCCGGTGTACCTGAACGCGCTGGAAGGCAAGGGCGTGCACGTGGTCACCGTGAACGACTACCTGGCCCGCCGCGACTCCGCGCAGATGGGCAAGCTGTACAACTGGCTCGGCATGAGCGTCGGCGTGGTGTACCCGGGCATGCCGCACAGCGACAAGCGCGAAGCCTATGCCAGCGACATCACCTACGGCACCAACAACGAATTCGGCTTCGACTACCTGCGCGACAACATGGCGCTGTCGCGCGCCGACCGTTACCAGCGCGGCCTGCACTACGCCATCGTCGACGAAGTCGACTCGATCCTGATCGACGAAGCGCGTACCCCGCTGATCATCTCCGGCCCGGCCGACGATTCCCCGGAGCTGTACATCCGCGTCAACCGCGTGGTGCCCAGCCTGATCCGCCAGGAAGCCGAAGAAGGCGAGGGCGACTTCTGGGTCGACGAGAAGGGCAAGCAGGTGCACCTGTCCGAAGCGGGCATGGAGCACGCCGAACAGCTGCTGGTCGACGCCGGCATCCTCAGCGCGGAAACCGAAGGCCTGTACGCGGCGCAGAACCTGACCGTGGTCCACCACCTCAATGCCGCGCTGCGCGCGCATGCCATCTACCAGCGCGACGTCGATTACATCGTGCGCGACGGTGAAGTGGTGATCGTGGACGAATTCACCGGCCGTACCCTGGCCGGCCGCCGCTGGTCCGATGGCCTGCACCAGGCGGTGGAAGCGAAGGAAGGCGTGCCGGTCCAGCGCGAAAACCAGACCCTGGCCAGCATCACCTTCCAGAACCTGTTCCGCATGTACAAGAAGCTGTCCGGCATGACCGGTACGGCCGACACCGAAGCCTACGAATTCCAGAGCATCTACGGCCTGGAAGTGGTGGTCATCCCGACCAACCGCCCGACCATCCGCAAGGACTCGCCGGACCAGGTGTTCCTCAACCGCAACGGCAAGTTCAACGCCGTGCTGGCCGACATCCAGGAGTGCAACAAGCGCGGCCAGCCCGTGCTGGTCGGCACCACCTCGATCGAAACCTCGGAAATGCTGTCCGAGCACCTGCGCAAGGCCGGCGTGCACCACGAAGTGCTCAACGCCAAGCAGCACGACCGCGAAGCGACCATCATCGCCAACGCCGGCATGCCCGGCGCCGTGACCATCGCCACCAACATGGCCGGTCGCGGTACCGACATCGTGCTGGGCGGTTCGCATGAAGCGGAGCTGCACGCGCTGGGCGAAGACGCCACTGCCGAGCAGCGCGCCAAGGTCAAGGCCGACTGGCAGGTCCGCCACGACCAGGTCAAGGCCGCCGGCGGCCTGCACATCGTGGGCACCGAGCGCCACGAATCGCGCCGTATCGACAACCAGCTGCGTGGCCGTTCCGGCCGCCAGGGCGACCCGGGTTCCTCGCGCTTCTACCTGTCGCTGGAAGACAACCTGATGCGCATCTTCGCCTCGGACTGGGTCCAGAAGGCGATGCGCATGATGGGCATGAAGGAAGACGACGTCATCGAAGACCGCCTGGTCAGCCGCCAGATCGAAAAGGCGCAGCGCAAGGTCGAAGCGCACAACTTCGACATCCGCAAGAACCTGCTGGACTTCGACGACGTCAACAACGACCAGCGCAAGGTGATCTATTCGCAGCGCGATGAACTGCTGGACGCCGAGTCGGTCAAGGACAACGTCGACGGCATCCGTGGCGACGTGATCTTCGACATCGTGGCGCGCTTCGTGCCGCCGAACTCGATCGACGAACAGTGGGACCTGCCGGGCCTGGAAGCCACCCTGGCCTCGGACCTGGGCGTGCAGATGGACGTCACCGGCCTGCTCAAGCAGCACGAAGAGCTCGACGCCGAAGCGATCGCCAACAAGGTGCAGGCGCGCGTGGACGAGCACTTCGAGCAGAAGGAAGCCGGCGTCGGCGAAGAGACCATGCGCGCGCTGGAAAAGCACGTCATGCTGACCGTGCTGGACCAGAGCTGGAAGGAGCACCTGGCCCGCATGGACTACCTGCGCCAGGGCATCTACCTGCGCGGTTACGCGCAGAAGCAGCCCAAGCAGGAGTACAAGAAGGAAGCCTTCGAGCTGTTCTCGGAAATGCTGGAGAACGTCAAGCGCGAAGTGGTGACCCTGCTGGCGCGCGTGCGCATCCGCAGCGAAGAAGAAGTGGCGGCGCTGGAAGCGGCCGAACGCCAGCAGGCCGAAGCCCGCCTGCTGCAGTCGCAGTTCCAGCACCAGAACATGGGTGGCTACGGCGCCGACGAAGAAGCGGCGGACGTGGAAGCGCAGCGCAACGGCGTGGCCCAGGTCTCGCGCGACGAGCCCAAGGTAGGCCGCAATGATCCATGCCCCTGCGGCAGTGGCAAGAAGTACAAGCACTGCCACGGCCAGCTGACCTGA
- a CDS encoding M23 family metallopeptidase, whose amino-acid sequence MAFKKIVIKTREGQAKTPLARLRFYFEDRPRALLGSVLGLGCVIGLGAGLAGSMFNDSRLHAKVAQQERDLAKAQQDAQTQVNALAARMGELQAQATRLNALGERLTQMGKLEDGEFDFNETPGLGEGEPGPTQDIPVSDVNADLQVLEQRFAASGRQLSVMESLMFDHQLDQNAVPGRMPIRNSYITSSFGGRADPFGRGRGNHKGIDFHAKVGDPVMSVADGVVSFAGVKGGYGNVVDVDHGNGYVTRYAHNSRLVVKAGELVRAGQEVAKAGSTGRSTGAHVHFEVWERGQVVNPRKFLGDGGNTPVGRVSRG is encoded by the coding sequence ATGGCATTCAAAAAGATCGTAATCAAAACGCGTGAAGGACAGGCCAAGACGCCGCTTGCGCGTTTGCGTTTCTACTTCGAGGACAGGCCCCGCGCCCTGCTGGGCAGCGTGCTCGGCCTCGGCTGCGTGATCGGCCTTGGTGCCGGCCTGGCTGGCAGCATGTTCAATGATTCCCGGCTCCACGCCAAGGTCGCCCAGCAGGAGCGCGACCTGGCCAAGGCCCAGCAGGACGCGCAGACCCAGGTCAACGCGCTGGCCGCCCGGATGGGCGAGCTCCAGGCGCAGGCGACCCGGCTCAACGCGCTCGGCGAGCGCCTGACCCAGATGGGCAAGCTGGAAGACGGCGAGTTCGACTTCAACGAGACCCCCGGCCTCGGTGAAGGCGAACCCGGCCCGACCCAGGACATCCCGGTCAGCGACGTCAATGCCGACTTACAGGTGCTGGAGCAGCGCTTTGCTGCTTCAGGCCGCCAGTTGTCGGTGATGGAGTCGCTGATGTTCGACCATCAGCTGGACCAGAACGCCGTGCCGGGTCGCATGCCGATCCGCAACAGCTACATCACCTCCAGCTTCGGCGGTCGTGCCGACCCGTTCGGTCGCGGTCGGGGCAACCACAAGGGCATCGACTTCCATGCCAAGGTCGGCGACCCGGTGATGTCCGTGGCCGACGGGGTGGTCAGCTTCGCCGGCGTGAAGGGTGGCTATGGCAACGTGGTCGACGTCGACCATGGCAACGGCTATGTGACCCGCTACGCGCACAATTCGCGCCTGGTGGTGAAGGCCGGCGAGCTGGTCCGGGCCGGGCAGGAAGTGGCCAAGGCCGGTTCCACGGGCCGTTCCACCGGTGCCCACGTGCACTTCGAGGTCTGGGAACGCGGCCAGGTGGTTAACCCGCGCAAGTTCCTGGGCGACGGCGGCAACACCCCGGTCGGGCGGGTCTCCCGCGGCTGA
- a CDS encoding DUF721 domain-containing protein produces MSEPKSSARPATTPKPALDAVMDGKTSNPLRRALWLDTLDRQLRPHLPPTLATRCRLANVNGEHLVFVVDSAVWHAKVRLAEAQLIDAARSIGLKVTKVTVKTAAAPPPRSPAIDNRNGPQAVSAATHKGLRDALACLKDVD; encoded by the coding sequence ATGTCTGAGCCGAAATCCAGTGCCCGTCCTGCAACAACGCCGAAACCGGCGCTGGATGCAGTCATGGATGGCAAAACCAGCAACCCGCTGCGTCGTGCGCTGTGGCTCGACACGCTGGACCGTCAGTTGCGCCCCCATCTGCCGCCTACCCTGGCCACCCGTTGCCGGCTGGCGAATGTAAACGGCGAACACCTCGTTTTTGTCGTCGACTCCGCTGTGTGGCATGCCAAGGTCCGGCTTGCCGAAGCACAGTTGATCGACGCGGCCCGGTCCATCGGGCTGAAGGTCACCAAGGTGACCGTCAAAACTGCGGCTGCCCCTCCTCCACGCTCCCCAGCGATCGACAACAGGAATGGCCCCCAGGCAGTTTCAGCCGCCACGCACAAAGGGCTACGCGACGCGTTGGCCTGTCTGAAGGACGTGGACTGA
- the lpxC gene encoding UDP-3-O-acyl-N-acetylglucosamine deacetylase → MIPQRTLKNTIRATGVGLHSGDKVYMTLRPAPVNHGIVFRRVDLDPVVEVPARADLVTEVTLCTGLTCNDAKIQTVEHLMSALAGLGVDNIIVELSSAELPIMDGSSGPFVFLLQSAGIAEQDAPKRFIRILKTVEVTDGDKVARFEPYEGYKLGFTIQFDHPMIPAKQSRAEIEFSTAAYTKEIARARTFGFMRDLEYMRERNLGLGGSMDNAIVLDEFRVLNDDGLRYADEFVRHKILDAIGDLYLAGGQVLGAYEGFKSGHALNNKLVRALLADASAWEWVSYEAPSSDVPVVYGVPAYA, encoded by the coding sequence ATGATCCCCCAACGCACCCTCAAGAACACGATCCGCGCCACTGGCGTTGGCCTGCACAGCGGTGACAAGGTCTACATGACCCTGCGCCCGGCGCCGGTCAATCACGGCATCGTGTTCCGGCGCGTGGACCTGGACCCGGTGGTGGAAGTGCCGGCCCGTGCCGACCTGGTCACCGAAGTGACCCTGTGCACCGGGCTGACCTGCAACGACGCCAAGATCCAGACCGTCGAACACCTGATGTCGGCCCTGGCCGGCCTGGGCGTGGACAACATCATCGTGGAGCTGTCCTCGGCCGAGCTGCCGATCATGGACGGTTCCTCCGGCCCGTTCGTTTTCCTGCTGCAGTCGGCAGGCATCGCCGAACAGGACGCGCCGAAACGCTTCATCCGCATTCTCAAGACGGTGGAAGTGACCGACGGCGACAAGGTCGCCCGCTTCGAGCCCTATGAAGGCTACAAGCTCGGTTTCACCATCCAGTTCGACCATCCGATGATCCCGGCCAAGCAGTCGCGCGCCGAGATCGAGTTCTCCACGGCCGCCTACACCAAGGAAATCGCCCGCGCGCGCACCTTCGGCTTCATGCGCGACCTGGAGTACATGCGCGAGCGCAACCTCGGCCTGGGCGGTTCGATGGACAACGCCATCGTGCTCGACGAATTCCGCGTGCTCAACGACGACGGCCTGCGTTACGCCGACGAGTTCGTGCGCCACAAGATCCTCGACGCGATCGGCGACCTCTACCTCGCCGGCGGCCAGGTGCTTGGCGCCTACGAAGGCTTCAAATCCGGCCACGCGCTCAACAACAAGCTGGTGCGCGCCCTGCTGGCCGATGCCAGCGCCTGGGAGTGGGTGAGCTACGAGGCCCCGAGCAGCGACGTGCCGGTGGTGTACGGCGTACCTGCCTACGCGTAA
- the ftsZ gene encoding cell division protein FtsZ, producing the protein MAHFELIEKMAPNAVIKVIGVGGGGGNAVAHMVSTSVDGVEFITANTDSQAIKNCGAKLQLQLGTNVTKGLGAGANPEVGRQAALEDRERIMDALQGADMVFITAGMGGGTGTGAAPVVAQLAKEMGILTVAVVTKPFPFEGRRRMQVALKGIEELSQHCDSLITIPNEKLITVLGRNATMIQAFRAANDVLQGAVQGIADLIVRPGLINVDFADVRTVMSEMGLAMMGTGTARGDDRAQAAAEAAIQNPLLDDVNLAGANGILVNITAGADFTMAEFDEIGRTIDGFASEDATVVVGTVLDPDMQDEVRVTVVATGLNRAVAAKSQRPGERAPIKLVRNATTGQPEFGDFDNGGDAVSKAVGGMGLGLRRPSADTVAASAPASSGPATAELPNDYLDIPAFLRRQAD; encoded by the coding sequence ATGGCGCATTTCGAACTGATTGAGAAGATGGCACCCAATGCGGTGATCAAGGTGATCGGCGTGGGCGGCGGCGGCGGCAACGCCGTGGCGCACATGGTCAGCACCAGCGTGGACGGCGTGGAATTCATCACTGCCAACACCGACTCGCAGGCCATCAAGAATTGCGGTGCCAAGCTGCAGCTGCAGCTCGGTACCAACGTCACCAAGGGCCTGGGCGCAGGCGCGAATCCGGAAGTCGGCCGCCAGGCCGCGCTGGAAGACCGCGAGCGCATCATGGACGCCCTGCAGGGCGCGGACATGGTGTTCATCACCGCCGGCATGGGCGGTGGCACCGGTACCGGCGCTGCACCGGTGGTGGCACAGCTGGCCAAGGAAATGGGCATCCTGACCGTGGCCGTGGTCACCAAGCCGTTCCCGTTCGAAGGCCGTCGCCGCATGCAGGTCGCGCTGAAGGGCATCGAAGAGCTGAGCCAGCACTGCGACTCGCTGATCACCATTCCGAACGAAAAGCTGATCACCGTGCTTGGCCGCAACGCCACCATGATCCAGGCCTTCCGTGCCGCCAACGACGTGCTGCAGGGCGCCGTGCAGGGCATCGCCGACCTGATCGTGCGTCCGGGCCTGATCAACGTCGACTTCGCCGACGTGCGCACCGTCATGTCCGAAATGGGCCTGGCGATGATGGGTACCGGCACCGCCCGTGGCGACGACCGCGCCCAGGCCGCCGCCGAAGCCGCCATCCAGAACCCGCTGCTGGACGATGTGAACCTGGCCGGTGCCAACGGCATCCTGGTCAATATCACCGCCGGCGCCGACTTCACCATGGCCGAGTTCGACGAGATCGGCCGCACCATCGACGGCTTCGCCTCCGAAGACGCCACCGTGGTGGTCGGTACCGTGCTGGATCCGGACATGCAGGACGAGGTCCGCGTGACCGTGGTCGCCACCGGCCTGAACCGTGCCGTGGCCGCCAAGAGCCAGCGCCCGGGCGAGCGCGCACCGATCAAGCTGGTCCGCAACGCCACCACCGGCCAGCCGGAGTTCGGCGACTTCGACAACGGCGGCGACGCGGTGTCCAAGGCTGTCGGCGGCATGGGCCTGGGCCTGCGTCGTCCCAGCGCTGACACCGTGGCCGCATCGGCACCGGCGTCCTCGGGTCCGGCCACGGCCGAACTGCCCAACGATTACCTGGACATCCCGGCGTTCCTGCGCCGCCAGGCGGACTGA
- the ftsA gene encoding cell division protein FtsA, with amino-acid sequence MNRKGDKSLIVGLDIGTSKVVALVGEYSPGNPIEVIGIGSHESRGLKRGVVVDIESTVQSIQRAVEEAELMAGCEIRSVYASISGNHVQCKNSPGIVPIRDGEVTWGDLDRVLDAAKAVAIPADQKILHAIPREYVLDDSQEGIRNPVGMTGVRLEVHAHLVVCAQSAAANISKCVQRCGLQVDDLVLSSLASSVAVLTADERELGVVLVDMGAGTTDLAVFVQGAICHTASLPIAGDHVTNDIAHMLRTPTPEAEQIKVRYACALAQLATAEESIQVPSVGDRPPRRMPRHALAQAVQGRYEEIFEMVQAELRRSGFEELVRAGMVLTGGASKMEGVVELAEEMLQMPVRVGIPQHVTGLGEVVGNPVHATGVGLLLMGSQTEHPRRPSLPTGRAGSMFNKLKTWFRGEF; translated from the coding sequence ATGAATCGCAAGGGTGACAAATCGCTGATCGTCGGCTTGGACATCGGCACCTCCAAGGTGGTCGCGCTGGTCGGCGAGTATTCGCCGGGCAATCCGATCGAGGTGATCGGCATCGGCTCGCATGAGTCGCGCGGCCTCAAGCGCGGCGTGGTGGTGGACATCGAATCCACCGTGCAGTCGATCCAGCGCGCGGTCGAAGAGGCCGAGCTGATGGCCGGCTGCGAGATCCGCTCGGTGTATGCCTCGATCTCGGGCAACCACGTGCAGTGCAAGAACTCGCCGGGGATCGTGCCGATCCGCGACGGCGAAGTGACTTGGGGCGACCTCGACCGCGTGCTGGATGCGGCCAAGGCGGTGGCGATCCCGGCCGACCAGAAGATCCTGCATGCGATCCCGCGCGAATACGTGCTGGACGACTCGCAGGAAGGCATCCGCAACCCGGTCGGCATGACCGGCGTGCGCCTGGAAGTGCATGCCCACCTGGTGGTGTGCGCGCAGTCGGCGGCGGCCAACATCAGCAAGTGCGTGCAGCGCTGCGGGCTGCAGGTGGACGACCTGGTGCTGTCCTCGCTGGCCTCCAGCGTCGCGGTGCTGACCGCCGACGAGCGCGAGCTGGGCGTGGTGCTGGTCGACATGGGCGCCGGCACCACCGACCTGGCCGTGTTCGTGCAGGGCGCGATCTGCCACACCGCCTCGCTGCCGATCGCCGGCGACCACGTCACCAACGACATCGCGCACATGCTGCGCACGCCGACCCCGGAAGCCGAGCAGATCAAGGTGCGCTACGCCTGCGCCCTGGCCCAGCTGGCCACCGCCGAGGAAAGCATCCAGGTGCCCAGCGTCGGCGATCGTCCGCCGCGCCGGATGCCGCGCCACGCGCTCGCCCAGGCGGTGCAGGGCCGTTACGAAGAGATCTTCGAGATGGTGCAGGCCGAACTGCGCCGTTCCGGTTTCGAGGAACTGGTGCGCGCCGGCATGGTGCTCACCGGTGGCGCCTCGAAGATGGAAGGCGTGGTCGAACTGGCCGAGGAAATGCTGCAGATGCCGGTCCGCGTGGGCATTCCGCAGCACGTCACCGGGCTGGGCGAAGTGGTCGGCAATCCCGTGCACGCCACCGGCGTGGGCCTGCTGCTGATGGGCAGCCAGACCGAACACCCGCGCCGTCCGTCGCTGCCCACCGGGCGCGCGGGCAGCATGTTCAACAAACTCAAGACATGGTTCCGGGGCGAATTCTGA
- a CDS encoding D-alanine--D-alanine ligase: MNTPVFPPLRVTDPAMFGRVAVLLGGTSSEREVSLDSGRNVIEALRARGVNAIAVDGIPALTLALVEKRFDRVFNILHGHNGGGEDGIVQGLMEAFGVPYTGSDVLGSALGMDKIRTKQVWLSLGLPTPQYRKVTAETVHAHAAELGLPVVVKPANEGSSVGISRVTDEAGLDDAVALAARYDGQLLMEQMVVGDELTVGILGDQALPSIRIVPKGQWYDYNAKYLADDTQYLCPGLDGDDEAEIRRIALEAFRAAGCRGWGRVDVMRDRASGRFYLLEVNTAPGMTSHSLVPKAAGQAGIGFEELVWRVLEQTVETAHA; encoded by the coding sequence ATGAACACGCCTGTCTTCCCGCCGCTGCGCGTCACCGATCCGGCCATGTTCGGCCGTGTCGCCGTGCTGCTGGGCGGCACCTCCAGCGAACGCGAAGTTTCGCTGGATTCCGGTCGCAACGTGATCGAGGCGCTGCGCGCGCGCGGCGTCAATGCGATCGCCGTGGACGGCATCCCGGCGCTGACCCTGGCGCTGGTGGAAAAGCGCTTCGACCGCGTCTTCAACATCCTGCACGGCCACAACGGTGGCGGCGAGGACGGCATCGTGCAGGGACTGATGGAAGCCTTCGGCGTGCCTTACACCGGTTCGGACGTGCTCGGCTCCGCGCTGGGCATGGACAAGATCCGCACCAAGCAGGTCTGGCTGTCGCTGGGCCTGCCGACCCCGCAGTACCGCAAGGTCACGGCCGAAACCGTCCACGCGCACGCGGCCGAACTCGGCCTGCCGGTGGTGGTCAAGCCGGCCAACGAAGGCTCCAGCGTGGGCATCAGCCGGGTTACCGACGAGGCCGGCCTGGACGACGCGGTGGCGCTGGCCGCCCGCTACGACGGCCAGCTGCTGATGGAGCAGATGGTGGTCGGCGACGAACTCACCGTAGGCATCCTCGGCGACCAGGCGTTGCCGTCGATCCGGATCGTGCCCAAGGGCCAGTGGTACGACTACAACGCCAAGTACCTGGCCGACGACACCCAGTACCTGTGCCCGGGCCTGGACGGTGACGACGAAGCTGAAATCCGCCGCATCGCATTGGAGGCGTTCCGCGCCGCCGGTTGCCGCGGCTGGGGCCGCGTGGACGTGATGCGCGACCGCGCCAGCGGCCGTTTCTACCTGCTCGAGGTGAACACCGCGCCGGGCATGACCAGCCATTCGCTGGTACCCAAGGCGGCCGGCCAGGCGGGGATCGGCTTTGAAGAGCTGGTCTGGCGCGTACTCGAACAGACCGTGGAGACCGCCCACGCATGA